The sequence AAAAGCTATAagcatataaatatttttttccactaggtggcgctggtccaaaacttctcaggctccttatACACTAATGCCTTtataaattacagcattttagcacaaaattcaaaatggccaatATGGAAAAACTGGGTATCATTCGACTGAATCTAatgagaccaaatttatgatttttggacaaacctatCAGAAGtttaagcaaaaatagccatttttcgtatctccggaccagtaggtggcatgcttgtgatgacatgtaccaagtttggtctgaatacgataaagcgttgcggagatacagcatTATTTCTATTTTCGCAAACGTTACGTAAAATTCGTTTGTGTTTTCCGAAAACcgtttgagaaatcaacttgatTTCCATAAGTTTTTGTCgccatggtctgaagatgatggttcaattttcatgaaaatcagagtaacggcctaggaggagttcgaaaaagtagtgttttttggaaaattcaaaatggcaggaaaattttaataattttttttattattattttgtttctaGCACTTACGGTTCAAACGTTATTAAACATAGACATGAGTAAAACCTtggacagttggtggcgctagagggattgaggtagagactccaaatttgctctGGACACAGTTCAGTGTCCTCTATCAGTGTGCcaaactttcccgcaagcgcttctgtgggctgccatagactcccagagcggaagaagaagaagaattaaaAAGAACCGATTTAACGAGAGATCTGAAAGATTTATGGTCGCTGTGTGTTGTGTCCGCAGCGAGCTCCCCGATGGACGAGGTTCTGGCCAGTCTGAAGCGCGGCAGCTTCCACCTGCGGAAGGCCGAGCTGCGCGTGCTGGCGCCGGATCCGGACGAGGACGACGGGAACAACATCCTGGCTCAGATACGCAAGGGCGTGAAGCTGCGTAAAGTGCGCCGACAGGAGCGCTGCAGGGGGATGATGGCGGACTCGGCCGACCCGCTGACCCGCTCCATCCACGAGGCTCTGAGACGCATCAAAGAGGCTTCGCCCGAGTCCGAGTCGGAGGACGAGACGCCGCCCTGCACCGACTGGGAGAGCtgaagcgtgtgtgtgtgtgtgtttacctcACAGATCTCCACTGAACACAGACGTCCGTCTGAGTCTTTATTCCAGTTattactcattcattcactttgatcttttttctttttgtcttcACATGTGACCGCAGGAGGAGAGACGGGCCGCCCGTCGCCTGCCGCTCATCAGCATTATCGTCTCGCATTTATCGTCTTGTAGCTTCATTTATCTCGCCATATGAATAAACTTGAtttattactgttatttttcCCGTCTGTCCGGCACTGAAACATCCGTAGTCTCATTCCGCTCACGTGTTTAATGAAGGTTCACGTGAAAACCCGAATCATGACACGACGTTTACCCACAATGCTGTTCTGGGACGGACTCTTTTACCAGACACTGCGGTGTATTTTTACGTTTTTCATCACGTGTACTGTATCTAGCTTTtgatattatttgttttaatcatattaattGTTCTGTATGTTCTATGCATTCTTACTTGGTCAATCAAACCGTATTCCCGCTGAAACACTACAGTCGTGAGCGATCGTCAACTCACTCGACATGTGCAATATTATATTAGGAACTGAAAACCGTGTAAAATATCAAGTGTATCAGACCGCAGATCCATCGCATGTTTGCCTAGAGGACACCTGTATTTATTGAGTTcaactaaatatttaaatatgtaaagcAATATCATGAAATGTATAATGATTTTTTCCTTTGAAAATTCAATTTTGCTTTTACTCAGCTTTTCCAAACATTGTACTCctaatagttattttaaatttgcatTTTGCCCCTTACATAAATAAAGATTCAAAAGAAACTGTCCTGCGTGTGTTACTGGTTTGAGCTCAGTCAATGACACTAACTGACCACTGGGTGGCGCTGACGTCATCTGCTGATCATCTGTGTTAGTAGGTCTTATCCTTAACACATGTTGCTCATTAttagttaattatttaatgttcAGTATTGggaccttactgtaaagtgtttcctgtTTTTGCTCACTAACTCTAATATGGATGTAAACCTGATTTAGTGTCTCATATTGAATAATTCATTTACTCGTCATCATGTCGATCCAAACCTTTTCTCCAGTGGAACATAAAGCAGATGTTTAGCAGGAAGTTCAAACAAACAGCTCCAGAAGCAACACAAAAACAGAGAGATATTCTCTCACCATACCATCATCCATATGATCTGTTTACCTTCTGAAGTCACCTGACTGATTCGTGTGAGGACCAGAGGAAAAGTGCCACATTTGAACACAAACTGAACATTGAAAATGTCACAAAACAATCCATAtagtttattatttttcttgaaATAAATGGAAGCTTGTTCCTGCCAGTGAGATAAATATCTCATAATTAGGACTTTTGCAActttttaaatctcacaatttttttcaaaacttattttcttgcaattttgatatataaatattttgcaatttggactttataactcacaattgcatgtttatttcacgcaattgttagaaaaaaagttaatgtttgATTAAAGCTTAAAATTGTTTGATTAAAAAGTCCCAATTGCGAGACAAAACTTAAAATTGTttgataaaaagttaaaattgtgagaaagttaaaattgcaaaataaaaagtcgaaattgcgAGAAAGTTAAAATTGTGGTAAAAAcgcaattattaaaaaaaagttaaaattgtttgatagtcacaattgtgagaagtTAATTTTAAGATAATTCACAATTGTaagaacaaaattaaaattgcaaaataaaaagtcaaaattgcaagaaaattaaaaacacatttgtaaaaaaaaagttaaaatcgTTTAAAAATGTAAGCTAAAaattcgcaattgtgagaaaaacattaaaattgcaaaataaaaagtcGAATTGCGAGAAAGTTAATTGTGATAAAAAcgcaattgtaaaaaaaaagttaaaactgTTTgatagtcacaattgtgagaaaagttaaaattttaagataaaaattcgcaattgtaagaaaaaagttaaaattgtaAGATAAAACGTAATTGcgagaataaagtcagaattgcgagacgtCACGatgacctttttttattgtttatttcgTGGCAGAAACGAGCTTCCACAGAAATGTGACACGTTCACTACAAACGTCTGCTCTGGGTTCAGCCTTTCACAAAGAGAAAAACAACACCGTGTTTGACGATTTTTCCACTTTAATTTTactataaactcataattacaactgtgttgaagtgtgtggTTTAATCAATATCATTATTCAAAGGTATCGGAGCCTCACAGTGTCACATGGGCTCATGaattaaacataataataaagcCGTCCAGTGTGTCAGAAACTAGCGCAACAAGCCCTTGAAGTTCTTCAAACACACGCGAGAGGATCGTCGTCACACAGTCACTGGTTTTTGGCAATAGTTTCCCACAGTTCGCTACCGTTGATGCGTCTCAGTACCAAAGGCAACTTCCTCTGTACAAGAGAAGAGATTTGGCAAAGAAAAACACTCTCTGCAAAACCAAGTCATGTTTTGATTCCCTTTTGACACGGTTTCCCTTTTAAATAGTTCAAAAATATTGCCAGTTTATCCCCACATTTACAAAACAACCATATTTCCACattgcaaataataaaaacaaagggggaaaaatgaaaacaaacatgtttgtaCTTGAAATATCTACGCAATGCAGCCACTGTGATTagaatatatagatatatatgagttttttacaataaataatCAGAAATCATACAGTAAGAAGTAAACCTCTGCTCTTCATAAAGAACAAAATGTGTAATTTCACCTCAATCCCAAAGAACGGCGCGTCACACGAGTGCACCAAAAATCTGTcctgtttatatttaaaaagattTGGAAAGGAAAGACGgttcagagtgtgtgtgagacagaAAATACCTGATCGTGTTTCTCTCTTGTATTGCTCAGATTGTGGAAGTTCAGGAGTGGAAGAGTGTTTCTGAACGCAGTTCATCCAGACATCATCAGTTCCtggagtttctatagaaaaCACTGTCAGAGTCAAAAAGTACAAGGTTTTCTCGGACGAAATCCGGAGCTCTGTCGTCGGAAACGCAGTCTTTGCATCGTGGATCGGAAGCGGGAGTATAAAATGCGCCACGGATGAGATTCgcggtgtttgtgtgtgaaatcTGAGATGAGTGAAGGCAATTTCACAGCCCAGTCGAGccgcgagtgtgtgtgtgtgtgtgtgtctgtaaacTTCAGGCACGTGTCAGAGGAACCGGTGTGTGTTTGCGTGGACATGCGTGTGCGGTACGAGATGATCATGTGACTGGAGAGCGTCTCTAGCTGCTGCCGTCCTCCAGGAGTCTGGCCAGACTGTCTCTCAGTTCGGTCAGCTCGAAGATCTTCCCGTCCAGCAGCTCCAGCAGCGAGCGCAGACTCTTCCGGAAGCTCTCGCCCTCCTGCCGGCTGCTCTCCAGACGCTCCTCCACATCGGACAGACGCGTCTCCAGCTGCGCGTTCCTCACCTGCGTCTCCTGAGGGAAGGAAACAGGTGAGAAGCGTCTTCGCAGCAGGACTGAAGGAGGCGCCGCTCGCGTTACTCACCTGCAGTTTCTGGGCGAGCGAATCTTTCTGCATTTGCAGCAGGTTGGCGTTCTCGACTTCCTCCTTCAGCTTCTCCAGTTCCTGTGGGGCACAAATGGACTCAGCACCACGAGGTTTGTGTGTAAGTCAGCTGATGTGTGTTTGAGTGACCGTCTGACCTCCTCCTTGGCCTTCAGCTCGGCCTCCAGCTCCTCGATGGTCTGGTTCAGCTCCGTCTTCTGTGTTTTGATGCCGGCCGTCTGTCCGCTGACACACTCCAGCTCCGtcacctgacacacacacacacacacacacacacacacacacacacacacacacacacacacacacacacacacacacacacacatttgtaaaCATGCTGCCATTTGCACTTCTGGTTAGATGCTAAACTCATCGTCTCTGAACTTGTACTCGGCACAATGACAGTACATTTAATCTTTAAAGTACATCTAAAAACACTATGACGTCACAAAGAAACGAAATGTTTTTCCAGAAGAGTCGTGTCGCTCATTCGTCGGCGCACCGTCTGAATCACTGCATTCATTCAGCCTCATAATACTGACATCTAGAGAAGCTGTGAGTGCGGCCTGACCCGTTTGTGCAGCCTCTCGGCCTCGTCCTGATACGCCGCCAGCTGCTGCTTCCACTGCTTGACGTTAGCGGTGGACTCGAGCAGCGCGGCCGTCAGTTTAGCGTTGTTTCCCTTCAGAGCCGCCAGCTCGGCCTCCCAGTGTTTGGTGATGGACGTGGAGCTGCGGGAAGACGGCAGAGATGAGCGTCCGGTCAACAACAGCATTAACACACACTTTACATTGGCTTCCAGTTCACTACAGGGTCGATTTTAAATgacttattttactttataaagtccTACACAATTTGGCTCCCTCTTATTTGATTGATCTTTTGCATTTACATAAACCTCAAAGGAACCGAAGGTCATCAAACCAGATGATTCTAGGACTAGATTAAAAACCGGGCGTTTTCAGTGGGAAGAGCTTGCCTTATATCTGAGACTTTTACCTACATTGGGttcttttaaaagaaaactgaaattgtatttattaGAGTTGGCATTTGGCTCAACACATCGAGTGAACAAAGTGGGTTTCTTGCCTatgatgtttgttttatttgttatttatttctcCTTTTTCTTCTTGCGCTGTTGGTTGAACAGCACATTGGTCAACCTGGTGTTGTTTTAATTGTGCTCtatgaataaaacaaacaaacaaacaaacagcagcattACAGCAGGGTCAGGTGTTAGCCTGTGAGCTGTAGCAGAAGTTCAGATCTACGCTGATGAagataaatacacacacactgatgaagCTCCAAACACGACTAGTTCACGTTTAACATCAAGCACTGAATGAAACACTCGTGACTGTGAACTTCACTATAATAAGCGTCAAATACTCCCAGTAAAGCTTCGGTTATTGTGACTGTCGGAGACGCCAGCGGCTCGAAGTGCTTCTCATGGGCAATGATTTAAGTGCCTTTTCATCCATATTTAATGTCTGTCTAACACAGTGTTTTAATGTAATGTTGTCCAGGGAGGTCAGCGGAGCATGAAATATGGATGAACACATTAATCGACTTCATTTAAAGTAGAGGATGAAGCGCAGGATCGGCTCACCTGTGCGGGAACGGCACGGCGTTGAGCTCCGCGCGGCTCTCGGCGTTGAACGCGGCGTCGGGCGTCACTCTCTCGTCCGTTCCGTTGATGCTCTCTGGAGTCACGGGAGACTGAAGATCGCCCGTCGCCGATTCCTGTCACAACAAACCACAATCACAAACACCCGAAACATCATTCTGACACATTCAGATCAAACTCAATGTTTGGAAAGTGTACAAAGAACGACTTGAATCAGCAGAGATGAATGAAATCTTCGATTAATTGTTAAAAGAtcgcaatctcgattcaaacatcCTCACAAATCACAGCGATTCGAGTCGAACCTTTGATAAGTCCGATCACTGCGAACATTCAGATCTGCGCTCTGATCTGATGTACAGacatgaaacagcttcacagtcTTTTCAagcacacagtatcattatttccgTCTTACAGTCATTCAGATTATGACAggactgggataaaagtttatagttcagatataaacactgatgtctacagtagggatcaaaatagagcaaatcaccTTCTGAAAGCAACTTgacgcttcaaataaagattatattggtacaccagtaggtggcgacaagtgacatTGAATCAAttattcaagagattcgttTAAAAACACTGACTCAACAGGTAATGAaactctttatgagtgagtcattgaatcattcactcaaaacaatgaataaataataataattcaagtgaattaaacattattgaatagactgcagcaattaacattttgtcagaacctctagtaaattattttgtttagttgtgtgttcagaatcatgggagaattCTCggttttaaacaaaacaaaacaaaagatcgTTATACTCTATCTATAGTTTATCCTGTATTTGTCCTGTTTGTGTTGATTGTGAAGCACTTTCATCTTTGGAAAATAATTAAACCATGTAGCTGAAGAACCATTTATGCATGTTTCGTCCAACGTAAAATAATCTCATTCATCCTGCTGTTCAGACGCAGAGCAAATCAGCATTAAATTCAGTTCAAACACATCGTGTGCTTGATCGTTTTGAGAAATGAATCAATCTTTACACATCCACAAATATGAACCATTCCTGGAAAAACATGCTGCTTCTTGGCAGGAGGAATCTCTGTTCTAGTAGGAATTATGATATAAAGCACTGACACGATGAAAACATATTCTACAACACAAAACCGACATTCACCAATGAATAAAGTTCAGCGGATTTGATAATAATATCGGGGGTGAAAGTTCAGGATCGTCTGCTTCAGTCTTACCTTCGACGCACTCCGGATCTGTTTGTTTTAGAGAATTAAAGGACATCATGAGAGAAATGACAACGTCTCATGATAATAAAGTGAGTATTAATCACAGTTATCGTCCAGCAGGGGGTGCTAGAGTGTCAGGAAGGACTCGTGTCGGGATTGAAGGGAAGTCTGGGATGGATTGGTTCAGATGCTGGATCCTGTAGGATGGTTTAACTGGATTGTGGGTCTCACAGGTTGGGTTCGGAGGTTTTAAGGATGTTCTAAATGAGCGTTTGATCCTTACCTTTAAGCGCGGAAAGCACGAGACCGGTTTGCGCTTGAGAGACAATGTGATTGAGGAAGTGAATAGTTTGACAAGTACAGCAGAAGTACAGACAGGTTCATTGGTGCGGTTTATACCTGCGAGGGCGAGCTGGTCAACTCCATCTTCTCCTGAGATTTCTCTTTCGCCAACCGCGCGGCTTCTTTGAACTCTGCAAACTTTTCAGCAAACTACGGACAGACGGAAAACAACACAGACACGTCAGCTGGATTCACAAGCTTGCAATTCGATTCAGTTCTGATCTCGAGTCAGTTTGATTCGATATTCTGCCGTTTTTCACACTCTTTGATGGATTACACGagattcatttcagtaagttgttcTGTATCTTTCCACATTCCTTCTgctgttcattcatgtttatttcggtTCAGCGGTCTGTCagcacacattaaagagccacaaaaacacatttattgactgaatttAGTAATTAAACAAAGAACTTGAATGCTGAGATTTTGATTTATATCAAAAAGTATCAAAGATTATTGTAAATACTGGATGGCAGGAGCTACAAATAATGTTTAGAGCATCAGGCTGAAAACAACATCAATCTTTGGATTTAAGAATCTGCATGAGAATTGACTGAAATCATTAATGTCATAATGAGTGAGAAGCAGCTCTGACTTTGCTGAGATGAGCCTCGGAGGAGAAGCCGAGGCCGTAGACGGTGTTGGCCCGACTGTCGGCCCACTGCCCGAACTTGTGCGAGGTCTTGGTGAAGGTCATGTTGGGGGTGATGGTGCTGTTGATGATGGCCTGCAGGACACAGAACATCATGTTTACATTCATCAGCGCCCTGGAAAGGGCTTCAGCAGGTCTGATGAAGGTTATGATCTGTCAGTCCAAAACCGATTATTTCTGTATCCAATTGGAATCTGATCTACACACTGTGCATCACAAATGTTCAGATCTGATGTGTGTGTCTCGTGACGCGCTTTCATTTTCTGGAATATCTGCATTGGTTGCTATGGCAATGACGTTGCGCTGGTAGGCGTacaccaaaaacaacaacaaacagccACAAGATGTAGGGGACTGCAATACAGATGTTGTCTTATTTACACCGTCATTTAgattatttacagtaataaaaataatttagttcACACTACAATTAAAAACTGCTCAATTCAGCGCGAGTCGCAGCACAGATCAGCAGCAGGAGTCAGATTTCATTTATGggactgggataaaagtttatagttcagatataaacactgatgtctacagtagggatcaaaatagagcaaatcaccTTCTGAAAGCAACTTgacgcttcaaataaagattatatcggtacaccagtaggtggcgacaagtgactgttaaaagaTTTAtctgtcattgaatcattcattcaagagattcgtttaaaaacactgattcaaccAGTAATTAGGGATGGGAATTTTACCATCTCGAATATTTGGGcttgtaaaaaacaaatattcgaatattcgtttaTTTAAATTACGTTAAATGAGAAAGTCGTTATttctttatattcatcaagattttgtaaccatttctgaacaagtTTACGATTAGGCAATATACACAACAAGCTTACATTATAtcttaagattttattttatttgaaagcatTAAATATgtgcaaacaaaaaatataaagaacaaaacatttaagCTCAAGCAGCGCGAACGGGAAAAACACTAATAAAGCACCAGTTATCGTACAAAACGCATCGTACATATACACTCGAGTCAGTATATGGTTATCGTGTTTATATCgtttcacatgttcatgttgagaaaaacaataatatccacATGGTCAGGCGAGAAAACGAGCCGTGCTGACAGACGTTGCAGAAACACAAAGATAACGATAATACATACGGTATGCTAAGCT comes from Chanodichthys erythropterus isolate Z2021 chromosome 22, ASM2448905v1, whole genome shotgun sequence and encodes:
- the LOC137012381 gene encoding homer protein homolog 1, which encodes MGEQPIFSTRAHVFQIDPNTKKNWVPTSKHAVTVSYFYDSTRNVYRIISLDGSKAIINSTITPNMTFTKTSHKFGQWADSRANTVYGLGFSSEAHLSKFAEKFAEFKEAARLAKEKSQEKMELTSSPSQESATGDLQSPVTPESINGTDERVTPDAAFNAESRAELNAVPFPHSSTSITKHWEAELAALKGNNAKLTAALLESTANVKQWKQQLAAYQDEAERLHKRVTELECVSGQTAGIKTQKTELNQTIEELEAELKAKEEELEKLKEEVENANLLQMQKDSLAQKLQETQVRNAQLETRLSDVEERLESSRQEGESFRKSLRSLLELLDGKIFELTELRDSLARLLEDGSS